From Bacteroidota bacterium, a single genomic window includes:
- a CDS encoding nuclear transport factor 2 family protein: MTTQEVADRFYELSQQGKFDQILGELFSQDAKSVEPAGADMPSVEGLDNIIQKGKSWNEAVEEMHGGSTGAPIVAGNFFSCTMAMDVTMKGQGRMNMEEVCLYQVKDGKIVLEQFFY, encoded by the coding sequence ATGACGACTCAAGAAGTAGCGGATCGTTTTTATGAGCTCTCGCAGCAGGGCAAGTTTGACCAAATTCTCGGCGAATTGTTCAGCCAAGACGCCAAAAGTGTCGAGCCGGCTGGTGCTGACATGCCTTCTGTCGAAGGCCTGGACAACATCATCCAAAAAGGCAAAAGCTGGAACGAAGCCGTGGAAGAAATGCATGGCGGCTCAACAGGCGCACCCATTGTCGCTGGAAACTTCTTTTCCTGCACCATGGCCATGGATGTGACGATGAAGGGTCAAGGTCGTATGAACATGGAGGAGGTTTGCCTCTACCAAGTGAAGGACGGCAAAATCGTGCTGGAGCAATTCTTTTATTGA
- a CDS encoding OmpA family protein, which yields MIDKVTQQPIEGAVTRVFLGGESRGYDKSDEKGEEQLYLDGEEEFLLETDVAGYSKNSIVIKPTVRHLLEPLAVTIEMTPASKDCNPTAYLDGSIFTNNTPLPPGTKVTIREKETELVIQPGMKFGFDLEVGKEYIVEVKSENMPAKVYPVNALGAKDNDTLDLLVDIIPKREDIGKVFYIIYYNFDKHDIRMDASKELDDLVTFMKKYPTIMVEMGSHTDSRGTTEYNNELSRNRAIDAQSYIVARGIARERITYKFYGEGSLTNDCNDANLNCTEEQHQLNRRTEFKLIGM from the coding sequence GTGATCGACAAGGTCACGCAGCAGCCCATTGAAGGTGCTGTCACCCGTGTTTTCCTAGGCGGCGAATCCAGGGGTTATGACAAATCCGATGAAAAAGGTGAAGAACAACTTTATTTGGATGGGGAAGAGGAATTTTTGCTCGAAACAGATGTCGCCGGGTACAGCAAAAACTCGATCGTGATAAAACCCACCGTGCGACACTTGCTTGAGCCCTTAGCGGTTACCATTGAAATGACCCCAGCATCCAAAGACTGCAATCCAACGGCTTATCTCGATGGTTCCATCTTTACCAACAACACCCCTTTGCCGCCAGGTACAAAGGTTACCATTCGTGAAAAGGAAACTGAGCTCGTGATCCAGCCGGGAATGAAATTCGGGTTTGATCTCGAGGTGGGCAAGGAGTACATTGTCGAGGTGAAATCGGAGAACATGCCTGCAAAGGTTTATCCCGTGAATGCGCTGGGTGCCAAGGACAATGACACATTGGACTTGTTGGTCGACATTATTCCAAAGCGCGAAGACATCGGTAAAGTCTTCTATATCATCTACTACAATTTCGATAAACATGATATCAGAATGGACGCTTCCAAAGAATTGGATGACCTTGTCACATTCATGAAGAAATACCCGACGATCATGGTGGAAATGGGGAGCCATACGGATTCACGTGGCACCACGGAATACAATAACGAGCTCTCACGTAACCGCGCCATTGATGCGCAGTCCTATATCGTCGCACGCGGGATCGCGCGTGAACGGATTACCTACAAGTTCTACGGCGAAGGAAGCCTTACCAACGATTGCAACGATGCCAATCTTAATTGCACAGAAGAACAGCATCAGCTCAACCGTCGCACGGAATTCAAACTGATTGGGATGTGA